The Podarcis raffonei isolate rPodRaf1 chromosome 2, rPodRaf1.pri, whole genome shotgun sequence genome window below encodes:
- the LOC128408546 gene encoding sodium- and chloride-dependent creatine transporter 1-like isoform X2: protein MAPVPTETCSEGSGCSELAEAEGAEATGGTAESSHEGRAITAPLVVPMGPGKLPVPERETWTRQMDFIMSCVGFAVGLGNVWRFPYLCYKNGGGVFLIPYLLIVFVGGIPVFFLEVALGQFMKQGGISAWNIAPLFKGLGLASMVIVFFCNSYYIMILVWGLFYLVHSLTETLPWATCGHSWNTPQCTELFGLGGCDNNGTTTNSSTARNCSNLADQRSPIIEFWENKVLRISGDLAEPGELSWQLILCLLTTWVIVYFCIWKGVKSTGKVVYFTALFPYVVLILLLLHGVTLPGALDGIIYYLKPDWTKLAVAQVWIDAGTQIFFSYAIGLGALTALGSYNRFHNNCYRDAYVLAVINSSTSFFAGFVVFSVLGFMASEQGVDISQVAESGPGLAFIAYPKAVTLMPLSPLWATLFFFMLLVLGLDSQFVGVEGFITGILDLFPQPAAGSPRREITAAICCLVCCIIDLSMVTQGGMYVFQLFDNYSASGITLLWQAFWECVVIAWVYGADRFMDDVARMIGYRPLPYMKWCWSLITPVVCVGIFLFHVVNYQPLTYNKTYIYPWWGEAIGWALALSSMLCIPCTVAYKLLRSKGSFQQRWQLLTTPVWGHHHLEYMTPEAETKLLPPPDSLTAAPLEKATLFETVI from the exons ATGGCTCCAGTGCCCACCGAGACCTGCTCAG AGGGCAGTGGGTGCTCAGAGCTGGCTGAGGCAGAGGGTGCCGAGGCGACTGGTGGCACAGCAGAGTCCAGCCATGAAGGGAGAGCCATCACTGCCCCTCTGGTGGTACCCATGGGCCCCGGGAAGCTGCCCGTTCCTGAGCGGGAGACCTGGACCCGGCAGATGGATTTCATCATGTCCTGTGTTGGCTTTGCTGTGGGGCTGGGCAACGTCTGGCGCTTCCCATACCTCTGCTACAAGAATGGAGGAG GTGTGTTCCTGATTCCGTATCTACTAATCGTCTTTGTCGGGGGGATCCCCGTCTTCTTCCTGGAGGTGGCCCTTGGGCAGTTTATGAAGCAAGGTGGGATCTCTGCCTGGAACATCGCCCCACTCTTCAAAG GCCTGGGCCTGGCCTCTATGGTCATTGTCTTCTTCTGCAACTCTTACTACATCATGATCCTCGTCTGGGGCCTTTTCTACCTGGTGCACTCGCTGACGGAAACCCTGCCCTGGGCCACCTGCGGCCACTCCTGGAACACCCCCCAGTGCACGGAGCTCTTTGGCCTGGGCGGCTGCGACAACAATGGCACCACCACCAACAGCAGCACTGCCAGAAACTGCAGCAACCTGGCTGACCAGCGTTCGCCCATCATAGAGTTCTGGGA GAACAAGGTGCTGCGGATTTCGGGGGATCTGGCTGAACCAGGAGAGCTCAGCTGGCAGCTGATCCTCTGCCTGCTCACGACTTGGGTCATTGTCTATTTCTGCATCTGGAAGGGGGTCAAGTCAACTGGGAAG GTGGTCTATTTCACTGCACTCTTCCCCTATGTGGTTCTTATCTTGCTGCTCTTGCATGGCGTGACGTTGCCCGGTGCGCTAGATGGCATCATCTACTACCTGAAACCGGACTGGACCAAGCTTGCTGTGGCTCAG GTATGGATTGATGCTGGTACCCAGATCTTCTTCTCATATGCTATCGGGCTGGGAGCCCTGACCGCACTTGGCAGCTACAATCGCTTCCACAACAACTGCTACAG GGACGCCTACGTCTTGGCCGTGATCAACAGCTCAACCAGCTTCTTTGCTGGCTTTGTGGTGTTTTCCGTCCTGGGCTTCATGGCATCGGAGCAGGGCGTGGACATCTCCCAGGTGGCAGAGTCAG GTCCAGGCCTGGCCTTCATTGCCTACCCCAAAGCTGTGACACTCATGCCACTCTCCCCTCTCTGGGCGACACTTTTTTTCTTCATGCTTTTGGTCCTAGGGCTGGACAGCCAG TTTGTGGGAGTGGAGGGTTTCATCACTGGCATCCTAGACCTGTTTCCGCAGCCAGCAGCAGGCTCGCCGCGCAGAGAGATCACCGCTGCGATTTGCTGCCTTGTCTGCTGTATCATTGACCTCTCCATGGTGACTCAG GGCGGCATGTACGTCTTTCAGCTGTTTGACAATTATTCGGCCAGCGGGATCACCCTTCTGTGGCAGGCCTTCTGGGAGTGTGTGGTGATTGCCTGGGTCTATG GAGCTGACCGCTTCATGGACGATGTTGCCCGTATGATTGGCTACCGACCGCTGCCCTACATGAAGTGGTGCTGGTCTCTCATCACCCCAGTGGTGTGTGTG GGCATCTTCCTGTTCCATGTGGTGAACTACCAACCACTGACTTACAACAAGACCTACATCTACCCATGGTGGGGTGAGGCTATTGGCTGGGCTCTGGCCCTTTCCTCCATGCTCTGCATCCCCTGCACGGTCGCTTACAAGCTTCTGCGAAGCAAGGGCTCCTTCCAACAG CGCTGGCAATTGCTGACCACCCCAGTCTGGGGCCACCACCACCTGGAATACATGACACCCGAAGCGGAGACAAAACTGCTGCCACCGCCAGACAGTCTCACTGCAGCCCCCCTGGAGAAGGCCACGCTTTTTGAGACTGTGATTTGA
- the LOC128408546 gene encoding sodium- and chloride-dependent creatine transporter 1-like isoform X1: protein MAIMSCGVFSSPEGSGCSELAEAEGAEATGGTAESSHEGRAITAPLVVPMGPGKLPVPERETWTRQMDFIMSCVGFAVGLGNVWRFPYLCYKNGGGVFLIPYLLIVFVGGIPVFFLEVALGQFMKQGGISAWNIAPLFKGLGLASMVIVFFCNSYYIMILVWGLFYLVHSLTETLPWATCGHSWNTPQCTELFGLGGCDNNGTTTNSSTARNCSNLADQRSPIIEFWENKVLRISGDLAEPGELSWQLILCLLTTWVIVYFCIWKGVKSTGKVVYFTALFPYVVLILLLLHGVTLPGALDGIIYYLKPDWTKLAVAQVWIDAGTQIFFSYAIGLGALTALGSYNRFHNNCYRDAYVLAVINSSTSFFAGFVVFSVLGFMASEQGVDISQVAESGPGLAFIAYPKAVTLMPLSPLWATLFFFMLLVLGLDSQFVGVEGFITGILDLFPQPAAGSPRREITAAICCLVCCIIDLSMVTQGGMYVFQLFDNYSASGITLLWQAFWECVVIAWVYGADRFMDDVARMIGYRPLPYMKWCWSLITPVVCVGIFLFHVVNYQPLTYNKTYIYPWWGEAIGWALALSSMLCIPCTVAYKLLRSKGSFQQRWQLLTTPVWGHHHLEYMTPEAETKLLPPPDSLTAAPLEKATLFETVI from the exons ATGGCCATCATGTCTtgtggagtcttctcttctccag AGGGCAGTGGGTGCTCAGAGCTGGCTGAGGCAGAGGGTGCCGAGGCGACTGGTGGCACAGCAGAGTCCAGCCATGAAGGGAGAGCCATCACTGCCCCTCTGGTGGTACCCATGGGCCCCGGGAAGCTGCCCGTTCCTGAGCGGGAGACCTGGACCCGGCAGATGGATTTCATCATGTCCTGTGTTGGCTTTGCTGTGGGGCTGGGCAACGTCTGGCGCTTCCCATACCTCTGCTACAAGAATGGAGGAG GTGTGTTCCTGATTCCGTATCTACTAATCGTCTTTGTCGGGGGGATCCCCGTCTTCTTCCTGGAGGTGGCCCTTGGGCAGTTTATGAAGCAAGGTGGGATCTCTGCCTGGAACATCGCCCCACTCTTCAAAG GCCTGGGCCTGGCCTCTATGGTCATTGTCTTCTTCTGCAACTCTTACTACATCATGATCCTCGTCTGGGGCCTTTTCTACCTGGTGCACTCGCTGACGGAAACCCTGCCCTGGGCCACCTGCGGCCACTCCTGGAACACCCCCCAGTGCACGGAGCTCTTTGGCCTGGGCGGCTGCGACAACAATGGCACCACCACCAACAGCAGCACTGCCAGAAACTGCAGCAACCTGGCTGACCAGCGTTCGCCCATCATAGAGTTCTGGGA GAACAAGGTGCTGCGGATTTCGGGGGATCTGGCTGAACCAGGAGAGCTCAGCTGGCAGCTGATCCTCTGCCTGCTCACGACTTGGGTCATTGTCTATTTCTGCATCTGGAAGGGGGTCAAGTCAACTGGGAAG GTGGTCTATTTCACTGCACTCTTCCCCTATGTGGTTCTTATCTTGCTGCTCTTGCATGGCGTGACGTTGCCCGGTGCGCTAGATGGCATCATCTACTACCTGAAACCGGACTGGACCAAGCTTGCTGTGGCTCAG GTATGGATTGATGCTGGTACCCAGATCTTCTTCTCATATGCTATCGGGCTGGGAGCCCTGACCGCACTTGGCAGCTACAATCGCTTCCACAACAACTGCTACAG GGACGCCTACGTCTTGGCCGTGATCAACAGCTCAACCAGCTTCTTTGCTGGCTTTGTGGTGTTTTCCGTCCTGGGCTTCATGGCATCGGAGCAGGGCGTGGACATCTCCCAGGTGGCAGAGTCAG GTCCAGGCCTGGCCTTCATTGCCTACCCCAAAGCTGTGACACTCATGCCACTCTCCCCTCTCTGGGCGACACTTTTTTTCTTCATGCTTTTGGTCCTAGGGCTGGACAGCCAG TTTGTGGGAGTGGAGGGTTTCATCACTGGCATCCTAGACCTGTTTCCGCAGCCAGCAGCAGGCTCGCCGCGCAGAGAGATCACCGCTGCGATTTGCTGCCTTGTCTGCTGTATCATTGACCTCTCCATGGTGACTCAG GGCGGCATGTACGTCTTTCAGCTGTTTGACAATTATTCGGCCAGCGGGATCACCCTTCTGTGGCAGGCCTTCTGGGAGTGTGTGGTGATTGCCTGGGTCTATG GAGCTGACCGCTTCATGGACGATGTTGCCCGTATGATTGGCTACCGACCGCTGCCCTACATGAAGTGGTGCTGGTCTCTCATCACCCCAGTGGTGTGTGTG GGCATCTTCCTGTTCCATGTGGTGAACTACCAACCACTGACTTACAACAAGACCTACATCTACCCATGGTGGGGTGAGGCTATTGGCTGGGCTCTGGCCCTTTCCTCCATGCTCTGCATCCCCTGCACGGTCGCTTACAAGCTTCTGCGAAGCAAGGGCTCCTTCCAACAG CGCTGGCAATTGCTGACCACCCCAGTCTGGGGCCACCACCACCTGGAATACATGACACCCGAAGCGGAGACAAAACTGCTGCCACCGCCAGACAGTCTCACTGCAGCCCCCCTGGAGAAGGCCACGCTTTTTGAGACTGTGATTTGA